A single genomic interval of Rhodopirellula islandica harbors:
- a CDS encoding type II secretion system protein GspD, producing MSTPESRWRRKVTRPLVSLSIASLLSTVVAVPNASAQFSLPPTDSSAKADATSKESPASLPLAIRRTETLRLVAAGRAALDKGDVKNAYLMANQAQSFGLKEHEFQPGDARPWQLLLDTQAAARRTGLDLNALAKQAANPIMQTSGQTAAGAPFMVQQAGGASSAPGGIAQVQAATPLGNSQGDRLFREGMDLLSQGKKTEARQAFVKAWNFESELDTQTRRALQDKLTLLQPSRLPSPTAGQPLSAMDKADLEAQQQTRRLYREITTELSKANEKRTDAPMDAVDDLERLRRRVEGASIDEASKASLAAMVDRALSDQKTYVEQHRAEIQLDLANEAVRSEMATDAAKEARIDDEISSLVETFNDLMDDRRFNEAEVIAKQVGELKPGSPIAQSMFHSSRMGVRIQMDEEIKAGAEDGFVREMLAIGQAAVPGDPDRPFAFPEIRSWEELSRRRLQSNAETSLSPREQEIKRKLATEVEVKYRDRPLGEVLDDLSNMTGVPIVIDNRALASIRMNRETPVSQNINTRISLDSALNIILGDLDLTHVIDNEVLNVTSKDARRTMVERRTYRVADLVTPIPNFVTGYDDGLRGALRNAYQMINPQTDVQVVPVSASGLGGFAGNNGSASMSPNMLGQYNTGSGYGSAGGLGSPSSFGGLGGQSMADFSQLMQLIQTTIEPESWEALGGVGTMAPYPQNLSLVVSTTSDVHDQIVDLLESLRRLQNLQITIEVRFITLSDTFFEQIGIDFDLQFDDNAPGLPGDDSGPEVTIGLDADGTPTADLDIRFDNNSSGVTPPFGADPGAISTLGFAILSDIEAYFFLQAAQGDSRTNVMQAPKVTLFDGQIASIQDQTSRPFVTSIVPVVGDFAVAQQPVIVVLDEGTRLNVQGVVSEDKRFVRLTLIPTFSQIGEVNEFTFQGNSTTRNTSSRNVDTNGDGVINEEDEQEEESVNQGTTVQQPTFAFTTVNTTVSVPDGGTILLGGIKRMSEGRNERGVPFLSKIPYVSRLFRNTAVGRQSSSLMMMVTPRIIIQEEEEIAQTGFDPGR from the coding sequence ATGTCAACGCCGGAATCTCGATGGCGACGCAAGGTCACCCGACCTTTGGTGTCATTGTCCATCGCCTCGTTGCTGTCGACCGTGGTCGCAGTCCCGAACGCCTCGGCCCAATTCTCATTGCCACCCACCGACTCGTCCGCGAAAGCAGATGCGACTTCGAAAGAATCGCCTGCCTCGTTGCCGTTGGCCATCCGTCGCACGGAAACGTTGCGATTGGTCGCCGCCGGACGAGCTGCGTTGGACAAAGGCGATGTCAAAAACGCTTACTTGATGGCCAACCAGGCCCAATCCTTTGGATTGAAAGAGCATGAATTCCAACCGGGCGACGCTCGCCCGTGGCAATTGCTTCTTGATACCCAAGCCGCCGCTCGTCGGACCGGTTTGGACTTGAACGCTTTGGCCAAGCAAGCCGCCAACCCGATCATGCAAACCAGCGGCCAAACCGCTGCCGGTGCACCATTCATGGTGCAACAAGCCGGCGGTGCCAGCTCGGCTCCTGGTGGCATCGCTCAGGTTCAAGCTGCCACACCACTGGGCAACTCCCAAGGCGATCGTCTGTTCCGAGAAGGAATGGATCTGTTGTCCCAGGGCAAGAAAACCGAAGCCCGTCAAGCGTTTGTGAAAGCCTGGAACTTTGAATCCGAGCTCGACACGCAAACTCGTCGTGCTTTGCAAGACAAGTTGACCTTGTTGCAACCCTCTCGTTTGCCATCGCCAACCGCGGGTCAGCCCCTGTCGGCGATGGACAAAGCGGACCTCGAAGCCCAACAGCAAACCCGTCGCTTGTATCGCGAGATCACGACGGAATTGTCCAAGGCCAACGAGAAACGCACGGACGCTCCGATGGACGCCGTTGACGACCTGGAACGCCTCCGTCGTCGTGTCGAAGGAGCCAGCATCGATGAAGCCTCCAAGGCATCGCTGGCAGCCATGGTTGACCGCGCGTTGTCGGATCAAAAGACTTACGTCGAACAGCATCGTGCCGAGATCCAATTGGACTTGGCCAACGAAGCCGTTCGCTCCGAAATGGCCACCGACGCCGCCAAAGAAGCTCGCATCGACGATGAAATTTCATCGCTGGTCGAGACCTTCAATGACTTGATGGACGATCGTCGCTTCAACGAAGCCGAAGTGATCGCAAAACAAGTCGGTGAGCTGAAACCCGGTTCGCCGATCGCTCAAAGCATGTTCCACAGCAGCCGCATGGGCGTTCGCATCCAAATGGATGAGGAAATCAAAGCCGGCGCCGAAGACGGTTTTGTTCGCGAAATGCTGGCCATCGGTCAAGCGGCAGTCCCCGGCGATCCCGATCGTCCGTTTGCCTTCCCCGAAATTCGTTCGTGGGAAGAACTGTCGCGTCGCCGCTTGCAGAGCAACGCTGAAACCAGCTTGTCGCCTCGCGAACAAGAGATCAAACGAAAACTCGCGACGGAAGTCGAAGTCAAGTATCGCGATCGTCCATTGGGCGAAGTCCTGGATGACTTGTCGAACATGACCGGCGTGCCGATCGTGATCGACAATCGTGCTCTGGCCTCGATTCGCATGAACCGCGAGACCCCGGTTTCGCAGAACATCAACACGCGAATTTCGCTGGACAGTGCTCTGAACATCATCTTGGGTGATCTCGACCTGACGCACGTCATCGACAACGAAGTCCTGAACGTGACCAGCAAAGACGCTCGCCGCACGATGGTCGAACGTCGCACTTACCGTGTCGCTGACTTGGTCACCCCCATCCCGAACTTCGTCACCGGTTACGACGATGGTTTGCGTGGTGCGTTGCGAAACGCCTACCAAATGATCAACCCACAGACCGACGTTCAAGTCGTGCCTGTCTCGGCGTCAGGATTGGGCGGGTTTGCCGGCAACAATGGCTCGGCATCAATGAGCCCCAACATGTTGGGGCAATACAACACCGGAAGCGGCTACGGCTCGGCCGGCGGCTTGGGTTCGCCCAGCAGCTTCGGCGGCTTGGGTGGTCAGTCCATGGCTGACTTCAGCCAACTGATGCAGTTGATTCAAACAACCATTGAACCGGAATCGTGGGAAGCCCTCGGTGGCGTCGGCACGATGGCTCCGTACCCACAAAACTTGTCGCTGGTTGTCAGCACGACGAGCGATGTGCACGACCAAATCGTTGACTTGCTGGAATCGCTTCGCCGTCTGCAGAACTTGCAGATCACAATCGAAGTTCGCTTCATCACCTTGTCCGACACGTTCTTCGAACAAATCGGAATCGACTTTGACTTGCAGTTCGATGACAACGCCCCTGGATTGCCAGGCGATGACAGCGGACCGGAAGTCACGATCGGCTTGGACGCCGACGGAACGCCAACGGCCGACCTCGACATCCGATTCGACAACAACAGCAGCGGTGTCACACCACCCTTTGGTGCTGACCCCGGTGCGATCTCGACCCTCGGGTTCGCGATCTTGAGCGACATCGAAGCTTACTTCTTCTTGCAAGCCGCTCAGGGTGACAGTCGTACCAACGTGATGCAGGCTCCCAAGGTGACGTTGTTCGACGGTCAGATCGCATCGATCCAAGACCAGACATCGCGTCCTTTCGTGACCAGTATCGTTCCGGTTGTCGGTGACTTCGCCGTCGCACAGCAGCCCGTCATCGTCGTCCTCGACGAAGGCACACGACTGAACGTGCAAGGTGTTGTCAGTGAAGACAAACGATTCGTTCGCCTGACGCTGATTCCAACCTTCAGCCAAATTGGCGAAGTGAATGAGTTCACGTTCCAAGGCAACTCCACGACCCGCAACACCAGCAGTCGAAATGTCGACACCAACGGTGACGGCGTGATCAACGAAGAAGACGAGCAAGAAGAAGAAAGCGTCAACCAAGGCACGACGGTTCAACAACCAACGTTCGCCTTCACCACCGTGAACACGACCGTGAGTGTTCCCGATGGCGGCACGATTCTTCTGGGTGGGATCAAACGGATGAGCGAAGGCCGCAACGAACGTGGCGTGCCGTTCCTCAGCAAGATCCCCTACGTCAGCCGATTGTTCCGCAACACCGCGGTCGGTCGTCAGTCGAGCAGTCTGATGATGATGGTCACACCTCGGATCATCATCCAAGAAGAAGAAGAGATCGCCCAAACCGGATTCGATCCGGGTCGCTGA
- a CDS encoding glutamine--tRNA ligase/YqeY domain fusion protein, translating into MYRRIDVNAPEPSDSATPDKTPPKHFIRQAIDADLASGRFDGVATRFPPEPNGYLHIGHAKSICLNFGLAKEMGGTCNLRFDDTNPIKEDTEYVDSIQEDVRWLGFQWDNLHFASDYFDQLYDWAEQLVQDGKAYVCDLNAEETRTYRGTLTEPGKNSPHRDRTPEENLELLRAMKAGKFKDGEKTLRAKIDMASPNINLRDPVMYRIAHVSHHRTGDKWCIYPMYDWAHGQSDSLEKITFSICTLEFEHHRPLYNWYCENLGIHHPRQIEFARLNMTFTVMSKRKLLQLVKENHVTGWDDPRMPTLVGLRRRGYTPESIRAFCADIGVAKFNSTIDVVRLENAVREHLNSVAPRRMAVLDPIKLTITNWPEGKVEMMNAINNPGDESAGSREIPFSGELYIESEDFREEAPRKFFRLKKGGAVRLRSGYIVDCEEVVKDADGNITEVLCTYDPETKSGEDTSGRKVKGTIHWVSREHAQKVTVRNYDRLFKVENPDASSETGTFLDHLNPDSLTTLTAHVEPALAEAAVGDRVQFERLGYYVVDPDTTSDEVVFNRIVPLRDTWGKIEAKGKK; encoded by the coding sequence CTGTACCGGCGAATTGACGTGAACGCACCCGAACCATCTGACTCGGCTACCCCCGACAAAACGCCACCCAAGCATTTCATTCGCCAAGCGATCGATGCGGATTTGGCAAGCGGTCGCTTCGACGGAGTCGCCACGCGGTTCCCGCCGGAACCCAATGGGTACCTGCACATCGGACACGCGAAAAGCATCTGTCTGAACTTTGGTTTGGCCAAGGAAATGGGCGGCACGTGCAACCTGCGTTTCGACGACACCAACCCGATCAAAGAAGACACCGAGTACGTCGACTCGATCCAAGAGGACGTGCGTTGGTTGGGATTCCAGTGGGACAACCTGCACTTCGCCAGTGACTACTTCGACCAACTTTATGATTGGGCCGAACAACTGGTCCAAGACGGCAAGGCCTACGTTTGTGACCTGAACGCCGAAGAGACTCGCACCTACCGTGGCACGCTCACCGAACCAGGCAAAAACTCGCCGCATCGTGATCGCACGCCGGAAGAGAACCTGGAACTGCTGCGGGCGATGAAGGCGGGCAAGTTCAAGGACGGCGAGAAGACGTTGCGGGCCAAGATTGACATGGCTTCGCCGAACATCAATCTACGTGACCCGGTGATGTACCGAATCGCTCACGTGTCGCACCACCGCACCGGCGACAAGTGGTGCATCTACCCGATGTATGACTGGGCCCACGGGCAATCGGATTCGCTGGAAAAGATCACGTTTTCGATTTGCACGCTGGAATTCGAACACCATCGTCCACTGTACAATTGGTACTGCGAGAACCTCGGCATTCATCACCCTCGCCAAATCGAGTTCGCTCGTTTGAACATGACCTTCACGGTCATGAGCAAACGCAAGTTGTTGCAATTGGTGAAGGAGAATCACGTCACCGGTTGGGACGATCCTCGGATGCCGACCTTGGTGGGTTTGCGTCGTCGTGGCTACACGCCCGAATCCATCCGAGCGTTCTGTGCGGACATCGGCGTGGCCAAGTTCAACAGCACGATCGATGTTGTGCGGTTGGAAAACGCGGTTCGCGAACATCTCAATTCGGTCGCGCCGCGACGGATGGCAGTCTTGGACCCGATCAAACTCACCATCACGAATTGGCCCGAGGGCAAGGTCGAGATGATGAATGCGATCAACAACCCCGGGGATGAATCGGCGGGCAGTCGCGAGATTCCATTCAGCGGTGAACTGTACATCGAGTCCGAAGATTTTCGTGAAGAGGCGCCTCGCAAGTTCTTCCGGTTGAAGAAGGGCGGGGCTGTTCGTCTGCGGTCTGGCTACATCGTGGACTGTGAAGAGGTGGTAAAGGATGCGGACGGAAACATCACCGAAGTTCTGTGCACGTACGATCCCGAAACCAAAAGCGGCGAAGACACATCGGGGCGCAAAGTCAAAGGCACGATCCACTGGGTCAGCCGCGAGCACGCCCAGAAGGTGACGGTTCGGAATTACGATCGACTGTTCAAAGTCGAGAACCCGGACGCGTCTTCGGAGACCGGCACGTTCCTGGATCACTTGAACCCGGACTCACTGACAACGCTGACCGCACACGTGGAACCTGCGTTGGCGGAAGCCGCCGTTGGCGATCGCGTGCAGTTCGAACGATTGGGGTACTACGTCGTGGATCCCGACACCACCAGCGACGAAGTGGTCTTCAATCGCATCGTTCCGCTGCGTGACACCTGGGGCAAGATCGAGGCGAAGGGGAAGAAGTAG
- a CDS encoding carboxypeptidase M32: MSQTTNDHASTFDALCQTFRDAAKLSTTADLLEWDERTGMPRGGADYRAEQVAHLRGLVHSLQTAPVIEEQLASLTDWDAASDPHSDIGATLKCLADDYRRQCKLPSDLVQRTASCCVRGQGRWDAARKADDYAMFQPVLDEMLSLKREAGQLLKSDDQTVYEALLDEFEPGAKAAALTKTFADLRTELVTLIGEIKDSPRQVDTSLITQDFPIEAQRAFSRVLAEAIGFDFNRGRLDETSHPFCTTIGPSDCRILTRYEPNFLPTSIFGTLHEAGHGLYEQGMREDWFGLPPGSYASLGIHESQSRMWENLVGRTLPFWEHFTPQIQQHFPAQLGNVTSAELHRCFNSVSPSLIRVEADEATYNLHIIVRFELEQALISGELSTDDLPVAWADAYEQVIGVRPPSAADGVLQDVHWSAGLIGYFPTYTLGNLAAAQLYDAAKESLGDIDALVREGNFAPLREWLVKNVHQLGRTRTADELVAQASGKPLSAEPLIQSLRTRYSQVYDLA, from the coding sequence ATGAGCCAAACCACCAACGACCACGCATCCACGTTCGATGCACTTTGCCAAACCTTTCGCGATGCAGCCAAGCTTTCCACCACCGCCGATTTGCTGGAGTGGGATGAGCGAACCGGGATGCCACGCGGCGGGGCGGACTATCGCGCTGAACAAGTCGCCCACTTGCGAGGGCTCGTTCACAGCCTGCAAACGGCTCCCGTCATCGAAGAACAACTCGCCTCACTGACGGACTGGGACGCGGCGTCTGATCCACACAGTGACATCGGAGCCACGCTGAAGTGCTTGGCCGATGATTACCGGCGACAGTGCAAATTGCCCAGCGATCTGGTTCAGAGAACCGCATCCTGTTGCGTTCGCGGGCAAGGCCGCTGGGACGCTGCCCGGAAGGCAGACGACTATGCGATGTTCCAACCTGTCCTGGACGAAATGCTTTCGCTCAAACGAGAAGCGGGCCAGCTCCTGAAGTCGGACGACCAAACGGTCTACGAAGCGTTGCTGGATGAATTTGAACCGGGTGCGAAAGCAGCGGCTCTCACAAAAACTTTCGCTGACTTGCGAACGGAACTGGTGACGCTGATCGGTGAAATCAAAGATTCACCGCGGCAAGTCGACACGTCGTTGATCACCCAAGACTTTCCGATCGAAGCTCAGCGAGCGTTCTCACGTGTGCTGGCGGAAGCGATCGGTTTCGATTTCAACCGCGGCCGACTGGACGAAACCTCACACCCGTTCTGCACCACGATCGGCCCTTCCGACTGTCGCATCCTGACGCGTTACGAACCAAACTTCTTGCCGACCAGCATCTTCGGAACACTGCACGAAGCCGGGCACGGGCTGTACGAGCAAGGCATGCGAGAGGATTGGTTTGGATTGCCACCGGGCAGCTACGCTTCGTTGGGCATCCACGAATCGCAATCGCGAATGTGGGAGAACCTGGTTGGTCGAACGCTTCCATTCTGGGAACACTTCACCCCGCAGATCCAGCAACACTTCCCAGCGCAACTCGGCAACGTCACCTCCGCCGAACTGCATCGCTGCTTCAATTCCGTTTCACCATCGCTGATCCGCGTCGAAGCTGACGAAGCCACCTACAACCTGCACATCATCGTGCGATTCGAACTGGAACAAGCCCTGATCAGTGGCGAGCTTTCCACCGACGATCTTCCCGTCGCTTGGGCAGATGCCTACGAACAAGTCATCGGGGTTCGCCCCCCCTCGGCCGCCGATGGCGTGCTGCAAGACGTTCACTGGAGCGCGGGCTTGATCGGCTACTTCCCGACTTACACGCTGGGGAACCTGGCGGCGGCACAGTTGTACGACGCGGCGAAGGAGTCACTCGGCGACATCGACGCCCTGGTTCGCGAGGGCAACTTTGCGCCGCTGCGAGAGTGGTTGGTCAAAAACGTCCATCAACTTGGACGCACCCGCACGGCGGATGAACTGGTTGCGCAAGCCAGCGGCAAACCACTCTCTGCCGAACCGCTGATCCAAAGCCTGCGAACCCGCTACAGCCAAGTCTACGACCTCGCCTGA
- a CDS encoding beta-ketoacyl-[acyl-carrier-protein] synthase family protein, translating into MIAPNLASQLPDDQRIVITGVGLTSPNGNDWGSFRQALLEKRSGVQPYEIRYFGETLAGVCDFDAKKYQSKKDIRRGTRAGSVGVYTAREAVAHSGLDWENVDKDRVGIYVGVTEHGNVETENEIHVIKGFDYDTSCWSHHHNPRTVANNPAGEIALNMQITGPHYTIGAACAAGNAGIIQGAQMLRLNECDVAIAGGTSESIHTFGIFASFNSQNALATHADPTLASRPFDQKRNGIVVAEGGCLYTLERLSDAKARGAEIHGELVGYAMNTDATDFVLPNPERQAQCVQKALKRAGLEADQIDIVSTHATGTNSGDIQECAALRSVFGKCENVRINNTKSYIGHAMGAAGALELAGNMMAFRDQVVHPTINVDELDPECDLPGLVLNEPQEKKQVDYILNNSFGMLGINSVVIVGRV; encoded by the coding sequence GTGATCGCCCCTAACCTCGCATCTCAACTTCCCGACGACCAACGCATTGTCATCACCGGCGTCGGTCTGACTTCGCCCAACGGCAACGACTGGGGTTCCTTCCGCCAAGCTTTGCTGGAAAAACGCAGCGGGGTGCAGCCTTACGAAATCCGCTATTTCGGCGAGACTCTGGCCGGCGTGTGTGACTTCGACGCCAAAAAGTACCAGTCCAAAAAGGACATTCGGCGAGGCACTCGTGCCGGCAGCGTCGGTGTCTACACGGCTCGAGAAGCGGTCGCGCATTCCGGATTGGATTGGGAAAACGTGGACAAGGATCGGGTCGGCATTTACGTCGGCGTGACCGAACACGGCAACGTCGAAACCGAAAACGAAATCCATGTGATCAAAGGGTTCGACTACGACACAAGTTGCTGGTCGCACCATCACAACCCACGCACCGTTGCGAACAACCCCGCCGGTGAAATTGCACTCAACATGCAAATCACCGGTCCGCACTACACGATCGGTGCCGCCTGTGCCGCCGGCAACGCAGGCATCATCCAAGGTGCTCAGATGCTGCGGCTGAACGAGTGCGATGTGGCAATCGCGGGCGGAACCAGTGAGAGCATTCACACGTTCGGGATCTTCGCCAGTTTCAACAGCCAAAACGCGTTGGCGACCCACGCCGATCCGACCCTCGCGTCTCGCCCATTCGATCAAAAACGAAACGGCATCGTGGTTGCCGAGGGCGGGTGCCTGTACACGCTCGAGCGACTCAGTGACGCGAAGGCTCGCGGAGCCGAGATTCATGGTGAGTTGGTCGGTTACGCGATGAACACAGACGCAACCGATTTCGTGTTGCCCAATCCGGAACGCCAGGCCCAATGTGTTCAGAAGGCTCTCAAACGAGCTGGGTTGGAAGCGGACCAAATCGACATCGTCAGCACACACGCGACGGGAACGAACAGCGGCGACATCCAAGAATGTGCCGCTCTGCGAAGCGTGTTTGGAAAATGCGAGAACGTCCGCATCAACAACACGAAGAGCTACATTGGTCACGCGATGGGCGCTGCCGGGGCGCTGGAGTTGGCTGGCAACATGATGGCCTTCCGCGATCAAGTCGTTCACCCGACGATCAATGTGGATGAACTGGACCCCGAGTGCGATTTGCCAGGCTTGGTGCTCAACGAGCCTCAAGAGAAAAAGCAGGTGGATTACATCCTGAACAATTCGTTCGGGATGCTCGGCATCAACTCCGTGGTCATCGTCGGCCGCGTTTGA
- the hisD gene encoding histidinol dehydrogenase gives MSRVAAVPEFSIQTVDARDASSGDAAKTLAALREKLSPRGDLVSPRGRELTLKVFGKALTPVEVVETICNDVQTHGTEALLRYTKALDGAELTAETLRVPEEDLEAAHAAADPKLIETIGRIRENIATFQSAILHRDVTITPRPGVSLTQRYVPIPRVGICVPGGAAAYPSTVMMTAIPAQVAGVDEIAVVAPPTPFGAYNTDMLATCHELGIKEVYRCGGAQAVAAMAYGCDVLPAVDKIVGPGNLFVALAKKHVFGTVDIDSFAGPSEVIVIADDSADASFVASDLLAQAEHSPGSAILITWDETLLNQVKTELAKQLEQLERGDLARDALADFGALILARDADHACVLTDSFAPEHLQIETREPECLIAKIRHSGAAFLGHHTPVALGDYAAGPSHVLPTGGTCRWAAGLSANSFLRSGSVTQFDRSALEVIAPDVITVAEKEGLTAHARSISIRTE, from the coding sequence TTGTCCCGCGTCGCTGCTGTGCCTGAATTTTCAATCCAAACCGTTGACGCTCGTGATGCCTCCTCAGGTGATGCCGCGAAAACTCTGGCCGCCTTGCGTGAAAAGTTGAGCCCGCGTGGTGACCTGGTCAGCCCTCGAGGTCGCGAATTGACGTTGAAAGTTTTCGGCAAAGCGCTGACGCCCGTCGAAGTCGTCGAAACGATTTGCAACGACGTTCAGACTCACGGCACCGAGGCTTTGCTGCGATACACCAAGGCGCTCGATGGAGCCGAACTGACGGCCGAAACGCTGCGAGTGCCAGAGGAAGACTTGGAAGCCGCCCATGCCGCGGCGGATCCCAAGCTGATCGAGACCATCGGCCGCATTCGCGAAAACATCGCGACGTTTCAATCGGCGATTTTGCACCGCGACGTCACCATCACCCCGCGTCCCGGTGTTTCATTGACCCAGCGATACGTGCCGATTCCAAGGGTGGGAATCTGTGTTCCCGGCGGTGCCGCGGCGTACCCGTCGACGGTGATGATGACGGCGATTCCAGCTCAGGTCGCAGGCGTCGATGAGATTGCGGTGGTCGCTCCGCCGACCCCGTTTGGTGCGTACAACACCGACATGTTGGCCACCTGTCATGAGTTGGGAATCAAAGAAGTCTATCGTTGCGGCGGGGCTCAAGCGGTCGCCGCGATGGCGTATGGGTGTGATGTCTTGCCCGCCGTCGACAAAATTGTCGGCCCTGGCAACTTGTTCGTGGCCTTGGCGAAGAAGCATGTGTTCGGGACCGTCGACATCGACTCGTTTGCCGGGCCCAGCGAAGTGATTGTGATCGCGGACGATTCCGCGGACGCTTCGTTTGTTGCCTCGGATTTGTTGGCACAAGCCGAGCACTCGCCCGGTTCGGCGATCTTGATCACCTGGGATGAAACGCTGCTGAATCAGGTCAAAACGGAGTTGGCGAAGCAGTTGGAGCAACTGGAGCGTGGCGATTTGGCTCGCGATGCTCTGGCCGATTTCGGAGCCTTGATTTTGGCACGTGACGCGGATCATGCGTGTGTTCTGACGGATTCGTTCGCCCCGGAACACTTGCAGATCGAAACGCGTGAACCGGAATGCTTGATCGCAAAGATCCGGCACAGTGGGGCGGCATTTTTAGGCCACCACACTCCGGTCGCTTTGGGCGATTATGCGGCGGGGCCCAGTCATGTGTTGCCGACGGGAGGCACGTGCCGGTGGGCGGCCGGGTTGTCCGCCAACAGCTTTTTGCGGTCTGGCAGTGTGACTCAGTTCGATCGCTCGGCATTGGAAGTGATCGCACCCGATGTGATCACGGTCGCCGAAAAAGAAGGCCTGACCGCTCACGCTCGCAGCATTTCGATTCGGACCGAATGA
- a CDS encoding sugar phosphate isomerase/epimerase family protein: MNSAQDPRSKPSVDRRQWLSYAAFGGAAVAAGSASTPTAAAAAAVNQSPPKYKFKKSINLWAFPYPDKMSLKECLQLAKDAGFDGIELNYDLDSDLSPKSGTKEFTEIRKLADDIGIAISGLCSFLFWPYPLTSNDPAERARGMELAGKMTQAAHDLGTENLLVVPGAVHMPWREDHDPTPNDVCDRRAREAIGKLLPQAEKLNVKLNMENIFFNGFLMSPMEMAEFVDSFQSDHVRVHFDTGNIMEYQFPEHWIPILGDRIQNVHLKEYTKKGTDHSLEAFRPLLDGTTDWPAVLEAFETIDYDGYLTFEYFHPYAHFPEALIYQTSDSLDRMLGRERPRLA; this comes from the coding sequence GTGAATTCTGCCCAAGACCCTCGTTCCAAACCGTCCGTCGATCGTCGCCAGTGGTTGAGCTACGCGGCCTTTGGCGGGGCTGCCGTCGCCGCCGGATCGGCTTCCACCCCAACGGCCGCCGCCGCGGCAGCGGTCAACCAATCGCCGCCCAAGTACAAGTTCAAAAAATCAATCAACCTGTGGGCGTTTCCTTATCCTGACAAAATGTCCCTGAAGGAATGCCTGCAACTGGCCAAGGACGCTGGCTTCGACGGCATCGAGCTGAACTACGACCTCGACAGTGATCTGTCACCCAAATCGGGAACCAAAGAGTTCACCGAGATTCGCAAGCTGGCCGACGACATCGGCATTGCGATCAGCGGCCTGTGCTCGTTCCTGTTTTGGCCGTACCCGCTGACCAGCAACGATCCCGCCGAGCGGGCTCGTGGGATGGAACTGGCCGGCAAGATGACACAGGCGGCACACGACCTGGGGACCGAAAACCTGCTGGTCGTGCCTGGCGCCGTTCACATGCCTTGGCGAGAGGACCACGACCCGACGCCCAATGACGTTTGCGATCGCCGGGCTCGCGAAGCGATTGGTAAACTGCTGCCCCAGGCTGAGAAACTCAATGTCAAGCTGAACATGGAGAACATCTTCTTCAATGGTTTCTTGATGTCACCGATGGAGATGGCGGAGTTCGTCGACAGTTTCCAAAGCGATCACGTGCGAGTGCACTTCGACACCGGCAACATCATGGAATACCAGTTCCCCGAGCACTGGATTCCGATCTTGGGCGATCGAATTCAAAACGTGCACTTGAAGGAGTACACCAAAAAGGGAACCGACCATTCGCTCGAAGCGTTTCGTCCGTTGCTGGACGGAACCACCGACTGGCCCGCCGTCCTGGAAGCGTTCGAGACGATCGACTACGACGGGTACCTCACGTTTGAGTACTTCCACCCGTACGCCCATTTCCCCGAAGCGTTGATCTATCAAACGTCCGATTCGCTGGACCGAATGCTCGGGCGAGAGCGTCCCCGACTGGCCTAA
- a CDS encoding acyl carrier protein — protein sequence MTPADIRQEIIDILDDISPDEDLDNLDDQKAFREQLELDSMDFLDIVMELRKRHRVQIPEEDYGHLASMHSTVTYLEPKMKDL from the coding sequence ATGACTCCTGCCGATATTCGCCAAGAAATCATCGATATCCTCGACGACATTTCTCCTGATGAGGACCTCGACAACCTGGACGACCAGAAGGCGTTTCGCGAGCAGTTGGAATTGGATTCGATGGACTTTTTGGACATCGTGATGGAACTTCGCAAGCGTCACCGCGTGCAAATTCCAGAGGAAGACTACGGTCATCTCGCCAGCATGCACTCCACGGTCACGTACCTGGAACCCAAGATGAAGGATCTTTGA